A single window of Rhodococcus jostii RHA1 DNA harbors:
- a CDS encoding MFS transporter, which yields MAFASSSAEQETLPPGVLRRAIAASAMGNATEWFDYGVYAFTVSYISAAFFPGDTGSATLYALLVFAVSFVVRPLGGLVWGPLGDRLGRRQVLALTIILMAGATFCVGLVPGYDVIGFWAPLLLVLLRMIQGFSTGGEYGGAATFMAEYSPDRKRGFCGSFLEFGTLGGYALGAIVVLVVELLSTDPFMSTWGWRIPFLIAGPMGLIGLYLRTKLEETPVFRELDAEGEVESTPTHEFKDLVTEYWKPLLLLGGLVIALNVTNYTLLSYMPTYLETQIGLTSTASLTLFIVGQLVMMAVIPFAGGLSDRVGRKPLWYGSLVGLIVLAVPMYLLMRQGFGWAILAFAVLGLLYVLQLSTISATFPAMFPTHVRFAGFAIAYNVSTSVFGGTAPAVNELLIEWTGNSLMPAFYMMAACAIGLVALYFVAETAGASIRGRGIPGVDTEPHPTALAEK from the coding sequence ATGGCATTTGCGAGTTCTTCAGCCGAGCAGGAAACCCTCCCACCAGGTGTTCTCCGTCGCGCGATCGCGGCGTCGGCAATGGGCAACGCCACCGAATGGTTCGACTACGGTGTCTACGCGTTCACCGTGTCGTACATCTCGGCAGCGTTCTTTCCCGGTGACACCGGTTCGGCCACCCTCTACGCCCTGCTCGTGTTCGCGGTGTCGTTCGTCGTGCGACCGCTCGGCGGCCTCGTGTGGGGTCCGCTGGGTGACCGGCTCGGACGCCGCCAGGTTCTGGCGCTGACGATCATCCTGATGGCGGGTGCGACGTTCTGCGTGGGCCTCGTGCCCGGATACGACGTCATCGGTTTCTGGGCGCCCCTGCTGCTGGTGCTGCTGCGCATGATCCAGGGCTTTTCGACCGGCGGCGAATACGGCGGCGCGGCAACGTTCATGGCCGAGTACTCGCCGGACCGCAAACGCGGTTTCTGCGGAAGCTTCCTCGAGTTCGGCACCCTCGGCGGATACGCGCTCGGCGCGATCGTGGTCCTGGTGGTGGAGTTGCTCTCCACCGACCCGTTCATGTCCACCTGGGGCTGGCGTATTCCGTTCCTGATCGCCGGACCGATGGGTCTCATCGGCCTCTACCTGCGCACCAAGCTCGAGGAGACACCCGTGTTCCGGGAGCTGGATGCGGAGGGCGAGGTCGAGTCGACGCCGACCCACGAGTTCAAGGACCTGGTGACCGAATACTGGAAGCCGTTGCTGCTGCTCGGCGGCCTCGTCATCGCATTGAACGTCACCAATTACACCCTGCTCAGTTACATGCCGACATACCTGGAGACGCAGATCGGCCTGACGTCGACCGCGTCGCTGACCCTGTTCATCGTCGGGCAGCTAGTGATGATGGCGGTCATTCCGTTCGCCGGCGGGTTGTCGGACCGGGTCGGCCGCAAACCGCTGTGGTACGGCTCGCTCGTGGGATTGATCGTGCTCGCCGTCCCGATGTACCTGCTGATGCGTCAGGGGTTCGGATGGGCGATCCTCGCGTTCGCGGTGCTCGGGTTGCTGTACGTCCTGCAGCTGTCCACGATTTCGGCGACGTTCCCGGCGATGTTCCCGACCCACGTGCGGTTCGCGGGATTCGCCATCGCCTACAACGTGTCGACGTCTGTGTTCGGTGGCACGGCCCCTGCGGTCAACGAACTGCTCATCGAATGGACCGGCAACTCACTCATGCCGGCGTTCTACATGATGGCCGCGTGCGCGATCGGCCTCGTCGCGCTGTACTTCGTGGCCGAGACGGCGGGCGCGTCCATCCGCGGTCGCGGGATTCCGGGAGTCGACACCGAGCCACACCCCACCGCCCTGGCGGAGAAGTGA
- a CDS encoding LysR family substrate-binding domain-containing protein has protein sequence MTDADASPSFRLAYVPGATPTKWVRIWNERLPDVPLTLVPVAAADAPDQLRGGRADAGLVRLPIDRTGLSAIPLYTEIPVVVAPKDHVVAAVDEVSIADLADEIVLHPLDDILVWDSVPGLPAQDRPATTADAIELVAAGIGLLVVPQSLARLHHRKDLVYRTVSDGPESQIALSWPEAETTELVEEFIGIVRGRTVNSSRGRTPTPAQPKKKRPAAAAARQKPAAGARTSRSGSGTKGGKKGKPRRRS, from the coding sequence GTGACAGACGCGGATGCATCCCCTTCATTCCGGCTCGCGTATGTCCCGGGCGCGACCCCCACCAAGTGGGTGCGGATCTGGAACGAACGGCTGCCCGACGTCCCGCTCACCCTCGTCCCGGTGGCGGCCGCGGACGCACCCGACCAGTTGCGCGGCGGCAGGGCGGACGCGGGCCTGGTGCGGCTGCCGATCGACCGGACCGGTCTCAGCGCCATCCCCCTGTACACCGAGATCCCCGTGGTCGTGGCGCCGAAGGACCACGTGGTGGCGGCGGTGGACGAGGTGTCGATCGCGGATCTGGCCGACGAGATCGTGCTGCACCCGCTCGACGACATCCTCGTCTGGGACAGCGTGCCGGGACTGCCCGCCCAGGACCGCCCCGCCACGACGGCCGACGCGATCGAACTGGTCGCCGCCGGGATCGGGCTGCTCGTCGTCCCGCAGTCGCTCGCCCGGCTCCACCACCGCAAGGACCTCGTGTACCGGACGGTGTCGGACGGCCCGGAGTCGCAGATCGCGCTGTCGTGGCCCGAGGCCGAGACCACCGAGCTGGTGGAGGAGTTCATCGGCATCGTCCGGGGCCGCACCGTCAACAGCTCCCGGGGTCGCACCCCGACGCCGGCTCAGCCGAAGAAGAAGCGTCCCGCCGCGGCGGCGGCACGCCAGAAACCGGCCGCGGGGGCCAGGACGTCCCGGTCGGGCTCCGGAACGAAGGGCGGCAAGAAGGGCAAACCGCGGCGGCGGTCGTAG
- a CDS encoding aspartate aminotransferase family protein produces the protein MSMASALWHGFADMGAVEQKGAFVVSRGEGAYIWDDRGNRYLDATAGLWFTNVGHGRAEIADAVAQQLRTVAHFSNFGDFVPETTAALADRLATIAPVPGSKIFFTSGGSDSVDTAAKLARRYWHELGKPSKTIVVGRQKAYHGMHVAGTALAGIPANREGYGELMADAATVAWNDAKSLLELIEKIGADTIAAFFCEPVIGAGGVYLPPEGYLAEVRDICREHDILFVVDEVVTGFGRIGGEWFASTRFDLQPDMMTTAKGLTSGYVPMGAVFIAPRVAEPFFAGGVWWRHGYTYGGHAGAAAAALANLDIIERENLLAESKRLESSLHEHLAPLADHPRVEEVRSGLGAVAAVQLADPAEALPFVNTLREHGISGRAAGQGAMQISPAFVMTDEQVAQLADGIRRALG, from the coding sequence ATGAGCATGGCGTCGGCACTGTGGCACGGATTCGCGGACATGGGCGCGGTGGAACAGAAGGGCGCCTTCGTGGTGTCCCGCGGCGAGGGCGCCTACATCTGGGACGATCGCGGCAACCGTTACCTGGATGCGACAGCAGGTCTGTGGTTCACCAACGTGGGGCACGGCCGCGCGGAGATCGCGGACGCTGTCGCGCAGCAGTTGCGGACCGTGGCCCATTTCTCGAACTTCGGTGACTTCGTCCCCGAGACGACGGCGGCCCTGGCCGATCGCCTCGCGACCATTGCGCCGGTGCCCGGCAGCAAGATCTTCTTCACGTCCGGTGGTTCGGATTCCGTGGACACGGCGGCCAAGCTTGCCCGCCGCTACTGGCACGAGTTGGGCAAGCCGTCCAAGACGATCGTGGTCGGCCGCCAGAAGGCCTATCACGGGATGCACGTGGCGGGCACCGCGCTGGCGGGCATCCCCGCCAACCGCGAGGGTTACGGCGAGTTGATGGCCGACGCCGCCACGGTCGCCTGGAACGACGCCAAGAGCCTGCTCGAACTGATCGAGAAGATCGGCGCCGACACGATCGCCGCGTTCTTCTGCGAGCCCGTCATCGGTGCGGGCGGCGTCTACCTGCCGCCGGAGGGCTATCTCGCGGAGGTCCGCGACATCTGCCGCGAACACGACATCCTGTTCGTCGTCGACGAAGTGGTCACGGGATTCGGCCGTATCGGCGGCGAGTGGTTCGCATCGACGCGATTCGACCTGCAGCCCGACATGATGACGACGGCGAAGGGCCTCACCTCCGGGTACGTCCCGATGGGTGCGGTGTTCATCGCCCCGCGCGTGGCCGAGCCGTTCTTCGCCGGCGGGGTCTGGTGGCGGCACGGCTACACCTACGGTGGGCATGCGGGTGCCGCCGCGGCGGCACTCGCCAACCTCGACATCATCGAGCGCGAGAATCTGCTGGCGGAGTCGAAGCGGCTCGAGTCGTCACTGCACGAGCACCTCGCGCCTCTCGCCGACCATCCGCGGGTCGAGGAAGTGCGCAGCGGTCTCGGTGCGGTCGCGGCGGTGCAGCTGGCCGATCCGGCGGAAGCGCTCCCGTTCGTGAACACGTTGCGCGAACACGGGATCTCGGGGCGCGCGGCCGGTCAGGGTGCCATGCAGATCTCGCCGGCGTTCGTGATGACGGACGAGCAGGTCGCTCAGCTCGCGGACGGAATCCGCCGGGCACTGGGCTGA
- a CDS encoding hydrogen peroxide-inducible genes activator, protein MADQNYQPTLSQLRAFVAVAEYRHFGTAAARLSVSQPTLSQSLAALENGLGVQLIERSTRRVLVTAAGERLLGQAKVILEAADGFVATAAGVGDRLAGPLRIGLIPTVAPYVLPALLPALREEMPALEPQVIEDQTARLLEALRVGALDVAVLALPSGVSGLVDIPLYTEDFVMVVPQGHALAGRTDVSPQMLDALPLLLLDEGHCLRDQTLDLCRSVDAHPVAGDTRATSLSTVVQCVAGGLGVTLVPESAVQVETGRGPLATARFAAPAPGRTIGLVFRSSSARADGYGQLAALLTKTASVAAPA, encoded by the coding sequence ATGGCCGATCAGAATTATCAACCCACACTGTCGCAGCTGCGAGCGTTCGTAGCCGTCGCGGAGTACCGCCATTTCGGCACGGCGGCAGCACGATTGAGTGTGAGCCAACCCACGTTGTCGCAGTCGCTCGCCGCCCTGGAGAACGGACTCGGTGTGCAGCTCATCGAGCGCAGCACCCGTCGCGTCCTCGTCACCGCGGCGGGGGAGCGACTCCTCGGTCAGGCCAAGGTCATCCTCGAGGCCGCGGACGGTTTCGTCGCGACCGCCGCGGGTGTCGGCGACCGGTTGGCCGGACCGCTGCGCATCGGACTGATCCCCACCGTGGCCCCGTACGTGCTGCCCGCCCTGTTGCCGGCGCTGCGCGAGGAGATGCCCGCCCTGGAGCCGCAGGTCATCGAGGACCAGACGGCACGACTGCTCGAGGCGTTGCGAGTGGGCGCGCTCGACGTCGCGGTGCTGGCGTTGCCGAGCGGCGTCAGCGGTCTCGTCGACATTCCCTTGTACACAGAAGATTTCGTGATGGTCGTCCCACAGGGACACGCACTGGCGGGACGCACCGACGTCTCGCCGCAGATGCTGGACGCGCTTCCCCTCCTGCTGCTCGACGAGGGGCACTGCCTACGCGATCAGACCCTCGATCTGTGCCGATCGGTCGACGCGCACCCGGTCGCGGGCGACACCCGCGCCACGTCGCTGTCCACGGTGGTGCAGTGCGTCGCCGGCGGACTCGGCGTGACCCTGGTGCCGGAATCCGCCGTTCAGGTGGAGACCGGACGGGGACCGCTCGCGACCGCCCGCTTCGCGGCTCCCGCGCCCGGCCGCACGATCGGCCTCGTGTTCCGCTCGTCCAGTGCCCGTGCGGACGGCTACGGGCAACTCGCTGCCCTGCTCACGAAGACGGCGTCGGTCGCCGCGCCCGCCTGA
- a CDS encoding DEAD/DEAH box helicase — protein sequence MLLSDLLPENADSDSVFDAFTSWTEERGLTLYPAQEESVMELVSGANVILATPTGSGKSMVAVGAHFYAMATGKRTFYTAPIKALVSEKFFALCEVFGAENVGMMTGDAAVNSRAPIICATAEIVANLALREGPDSDIGQVVMDEFHFYSEPDRGWAWQVPLVELPHAQFLLMSATLGEVDFFSSDLTRRTGRPTTVVAGTERPVPLMFSYATTPVSETIEELVTTNQAPVYVVHFTQAAALERAQALTSVNFCSREEKDAIAEALGGFRFTTGFGKTLSRLVRHGIGVHHAGMLPKYRRLIEKLAQDGLLKVICGTDTLGVGINVPIRTVLLTGLTKFDGTRTRHLRAREFHQIAGRAGRAGYDTLGTVVVQAPEHEVENLRALAKAGDDPKKRRKVQRKKAPDGFVSWSEATFDRLVAASPEPLVSRFSVSNSMLLNVIARPGNCFASMRHLLEDNHESRPAQRKHILKALSLYRGLIDAGVVQRLDEPDADGRMARLTMELQRDFALNQPLSPFALAALELLDVESDSYALDVVSVIESTLDDPRQVLMAQQHFARGEAVAQMKADGIEYEERMELLEEVTWPKPLADLLFPAFEMYRGGHPWITEFALSPKSVVRDMVERAMTFAEMVSHYGLARSEGLVLRYLADAYRALRQTVPTEARTEELDDLIEWLGELIRQVDSSLLDEWESLTDPGAEGDDQQVAFGADVPRPISANTRAFRVMVRNAMFRRIELASRRRWAELEGLDDGIDADEWEDQLQPYFDEYDSLGTGPSARGPQLFQVETAPELWRVRQVLEDPQGDHGWALTAVVDLPESDAAGEVIFDELSIVEG from the coding sequence GTGCTTCTCTCCGACCTGCTCCCCGAGAACGCGGATTCCGATTCCGTTTTCGACGCCTTCACCTCCTGGACCGAAGAACGGGGTCTGACGCTCTACCCCGCCCAGGAAGAATCCGTGATGGAGCTGGTGTCCGGGGCCAACGTGATCCTGGCGACGCCCACCGGATCCGGCAAGTCGATGGTGGCGGTCGGCGCCCACTTCTACGCCATGGCCACCGGCAAGCGCACCTTCTACACGGCCCCGATCAAAGCCCTTGTCAGCGAGAAGTTCTTCGCCCTGTGCGAGGTGTTCGGCGCGGAGAACGTCGGCATGATGACCGGCGACGCCGCCGTCAACTCACGGGCGCCGATCATCTGCGCGACCGCCGAGATCGTCGCGAACCTCGCACTGCGCGAGGGCCCCGACTCCGACATCGGTCAGGTCGTGATGGACGAGTTCCACTTCTACTCCGAGCCCGACCGGGGCTGGGCGTGGCAGGTCCCTCTCGTCGAACTCCCCCACGCCCAGTTTCTTCTCATGTCGGCCACCCTCGGTGAGGTCGACTTCTTCTCGTCCGACCTCACCCGCCGGACCGGCCGGCCCACCACCGTGGTGGCGGGCACCGAGCGTCCCGTTCCCCTCATGTTCTCGTACGCCACGACACCCGTGAGCGAGACGATCGAGGAACTGGTGACCACCAATCAGGCCCCGGTCTACGTGGTCCACTTCACTCAGGCGGCCGCCCTGGAACGCGCGCAGGCCCTGACCAGCGTCAACTTTTGTTCGCGCGAGGAGAAGGACGCCATCGCCGAAGCGCTGGGTGGCTTCCGGTTCACCACCGGATTCGGCAAGACGCTCTCGCGCCTCGTCCGGCACGGCATCGGCGTCCACCATGCGGGCATGCTGCCGAAGTACCGCCGTCTCATCGAGAAGCTGGCGCAGGACGGTCTGCTGAAGGTCATCTGCGGCACCGACACCCTCGGTGTGGGGATCAACGTGCCCATCCGCACCGTGCTCCTCACCGGGCTGACCAAGTTCGACGGCACCCGCACGCGGCACCTCCGTGCCCGCGAGTTCCACCAGATCGCGGGACGCGCGGGACGCGCCGGCTACGACACGCTGGGCACCGTGGTCGTGCAGGCCCCCGAACACGAGGTCGAGAATCTGCGTGCACTCGCCAAGGCGGGCGACGACCCGAAGAAGCGCCGGAAGGTGCAGCGCAAGAAGGCGCCGGACGGCTTCGTGTCGTGGAGCGAGGCCACATTCGATCGCCTCGTCGCCGCGTCACCCGAACCGCTCGTCTCCCGGTTCTCCGTGTCGAACTCCATGCTGCTCAACGTGATCGCGCGACCGGGCAACTGCTTCGCGTCCATGCGGCACCTCCTCGAGGACAACCACGAGTCGCGGCCCGCGCAGCGCAAGCACATCCTCAAGGCGTTGTCGTTGTACCGCGGGCTGATCGACGCCGGCGTGGTGCAGAGACTCGACGAACCCGACGCCGACGGCCGCATGGCCCGGCTGACGATGGAACTCCAGCGGGACTTCGCGCTCAATCAGCCACTGTCCCCGTTCGCCCTGGCCGCCCTCGAACTGCTCGACGTCGAATCCGATTCGTATGCACTGGATGTGGTGTCCGTGATCGAGTCGACCCTCGACGACCCGCGGCAGGTCCTCATGGCGCAGCAGCACTTCGCCCGCGGTGAGGCGGTCGCGCAGATGAAGGCCGACGGGATCGAGTACGAGGAACGCATGGAACTGCTCGAGGAGGTCACCTGGCCCAAGCCTCTCGCGGACCTGCTGTTCCCGGCGTTCGAGATGTATCGCGGTGGGCACCCGTGGATCACGGAGTTCGCGCTGTCGCCGAAGTCGGTCGTGCGCGACATGGTCGAGCGGGCCATGACGTTCGCCGAAATGGTCAGCCACTACGGTCTGGCCCGTTCGGAGGGGCTCGTACTGCGGTATCTCGCTGACGCGTATCGAGCCCTGCGCCAGACCGTTCCGACCGAGGCCCGGACGGAGGAGCTGGACGACCTCATCGAGTGGCTGGGCGAGCTGATCCGCCAGGTCGATTCCAGCCTTCTCGACGAATGGGAATCCCTCACCGACCCCGGCGCCGAGGGAGACGACCAGCAGGTCGCGTTCGGCGCCGATGTGCCGCGCCCGATCTCGGCGAACACGCGAGCATTCCGGGTGATGGTGCGCAACGCCATGTTCCGGCGTATCGAACTCGCGTCGCGGCGGCGGTGGGCCGAACTGGAGGGACTCGACGACGGCATCGACGCCGACGAGTGGGAGGACCAGCTCCAGCCGTACTTCGACGAATACGACTCCCTCGGCACCGGCCCCTCGGCACGCGGTCCCCAGCTGTTCCAGGTGGAGACCGCGCCCGAGCTGTGGCGGGTGCGGCAGGTCCTCGAGGACCCGCAGGGCGATCACGGGTGGGCGTTGACGGCGGTCGTCGACCTTCCCGAGTCCGACGCGGCCGGCGAAGTGATCTTCGACGAACTCAGCATCGTCGAAGGGTAG
- a CDS encoding DUF5997 family protein, producing MTSHKSPQTMKPATAAKKLGVYLEATPAEFQEGLVSRDELSALQSDPPEWLLELRRNGPHPRPVVAAKLGVSIAGLARGGVTDALTTEQIDALMADRPEWLQQERATQAEVRKETVRIKEKNAARRDQPRRPRS from the coding sequence ATGACGTCGCACAAGAGCCCTCAGACTATGAAACCCGCCACCGCGGCGAAGAAGCTGGGTGTGTACCTCGAGGCCACCCCCGCGGAGTTCCAGGAGGGTCTCGTCTCCCGCGACGAGCTGAGTGCACTGCAGAGCGATCCGCCGGAGTGGCTGCTCGAGCTGCGCCGCAACGGCCCGCACCCGCGGCCGGTGGTCGCGGCGAAGCTGGGGGTGTCCATCGCGGGTCTCGCCCGGGGCGGCGTCACCGATGCGCTCACCACCGAGCAGATCGACGCGCTGATGGCGGATCGTCCCGAATGGCTGCAGCAGGAACGCGCCACCCAGGCCGAGGTCCGCAAGGAGACGGTCCGCATCAAGGAGAAGAACGCGGCGCGGCGTGATCAGCCCCGCCGGCCGCGTTCCTGA
- a CDS encoding PhzF family phenazine biosynthesis protein encodes MPIHVDVVRVFTDDKGRHGNPLGIVDSSAVPSEDRQSVAAALGYSETIFVDMPEPGDEHARAQIFTPVTELPFAGHPTVGLSWWLHERGAAVTTLDVPAGPVATRRSGAITWVRARPEWAPEFSLYPMNSVREVQSADPKKFGAGHHYLWAWTDKVEHSIRSRMFAPDMGITEDEATGAAAVRITAHLRHALLITQGKGSELRTTYDPAGWIEVGGRVHPEKSRTL; translated from the coding sequence ATGCCCATCCACGTAGATGTCGTCCGGGTGTTCACCGACGACAAAGGACGCCACGGCAACCCGCTCGGCATCGTCGACTCCTCGGCCGTCCCGTCCGAGGACCGGCAGTCCGTCGCCGCCGCACTCGGATACAGCGAGACTATCTTCGTCGACATGCCCGAACCCGGCGACGAGCACGCACGCGCCCAGATCTTCACCCCCGTCACCGAACTGCCCTTCGCCGGACATCCCACGGTCGGGCTGTCCTGGTGGCTGCACGAGCGCGGCGCCGCGGTCACCACACTCGACGTGCCCGCGGGCCCCGTCGCCACCCGCCGTTCCGGCGCCATCACCTGGGTGCGGGCCCGGCCGGAGTGGGCGCCCGAGTTCTCGCTGTACCCCATGAACAGTGTGCGCGAGGTTCAGTCTGCGGACCCGAAGAAGTTCGGTGCCGGACACCACTATCTGTGGGCCTGGACGGACAAGGTCGAGCACTCGATCCGGTCGCGAATGTTCGCCCCGGACATGGGCATCACCGAGGACGAGGCCACCGGAGCCGCGGCCGTCCGGATCACCGCACACCTCCGGCACGCTCTCCTGATCACGCAGGGCAAAGGATCCGAACTGCGCACCACCTACGATCCCGCCGGGTGGATCGAGGTCGGTGGACGAGTCCACCCCGAGAAGTCACGCACCCTCTGA